TCAGCGACCGCCTCGCCCTCGATCGCGGAGCACGTTCAGCACCGCCTCCACCTTCCCAACCGCCTGACGCCATCGTTCGGCGTCGTCCTTGCGGAGCCGTTCCAGGTTCACACGCTTCCACCTCACGGCCGGCAACTCCATCACCTCCGCCAAGGGGGGCGACCCCGCCTCCGCCCTGAGTCGCACGAACCCAAGTAGCGCCGCCCGCTCACGGTTCCTCAGCAGATCGGGCAGCGTGTCCCGCAGGTTCTCCAGCGTCCGGGCGTGATCCTTCACCGAGAACGGGTCCCGCGCCATCCCGGCGAAGGCGCGCTCGAAGGCGGGGCCGGGGTCCTGTATCCGCGGATCCAAGATCTCGTCCGGCGGCCGGCTCGAGCTGAGCACGGCCGCCAGGAACGCCACCCGCAGCTCATCGCCCGCACCCTCGGCCGCGAGCCGGTCGAGGATGAAACGGGTATCGAAGAGGTCGCGCGGGTGCTGACGATCCAGCGCCGCCACCAGCTTCCCGGCGAAGACCTCCGCCTCGTTCACCACTGGCATCGCCACGAAGCGCCCGAAGCG
This genomic interval from Phycisphaera mikurensis NBRC 102666 contains the following:
- a CDS encoding nucleotidyl transferase AbiEii/AbiGii toxin family protein; this encodes MKAAYERQVDLLLRVAPTVAAEACFALKGGTAINLFRRDMPRLSIDLDLTYLPRKPREAALAEIVGALHRVAGRLDPLGIRATVQRAECKLLARTRDAVVKVEVSKMMRGSLFPPEERVLCASAQERFGRFVAMPVVNEAEVFAGKLVAALDRQHPRDLFDTRFILDRLAAEGAGDELRVAFLAAVLSSSRPPDEILDPRIQDPGPAFERAFAGMARDPFSVKDHARTLENLRDTLPDLLRNRERAALLGFVRLRAEAGSPPLAEVMELPAVRWKRVNLERLRKDDAERWRQAVGKVEAVLNVLRDRGRGGR